One genomic segment of Deltaproteobacteria bacterium includes these proteins:
- a CDS encoding bifunctional oligoribonuclease/PAP phosphatase NrnA, whose translation MGNAPSPRESDRPPDLASSQFLIRDRLRKLLQVAKGHDRALILTHDNPDPDAVASACGLAYLLAHSAGVSTTTAYGGIIGRAENKAMLKVLHLGIQPVSRIEHQSHDLVCLVDTQPEVGNYSLASSELPQLVIDHHPARPASLMAAFHDVGGPAGATSTMVTQYLRAAKLIPNPHLATALFYGIKSDTRDLGREYEPADIDCYNWLFPLIDKPALSRIEHPSVPARYFAAYHLAYERARLHGGGEAVVVDMGEVYVPEIVPEVAEKLVSLEGLRWSLATGSYKGELYLSLRLNDRRVNAGKLVREVCAPLGGSAGGHGAMAGARVPLRGRSPDLLATDIFATFLKAFHLRPGPGIPLVPLEP comes from the coding sequence ATGGGCAATGCCCCCTCGCCGCGCGAAAGCGACCGGCCCCCAGATCTCGCTTCGTCCCAGTTCCTGATCCGCGACCGGTTGCGGAAGCTCCTCCAGGTCGCCAAGGGTCACGATCGTGCCCTGATCCTGACGCACGACAACCCGGACCCCGACGCCGTGGCGAGCGCCTGTGGGCTTGCCTACCTGCTCGCACACTCCGCGGGGGTGTCCACGACCACCGCCTACGGCGGGATCATCGGCCGCGCCGAGAACAAGGCGATGCTGAAAGTGCTGCACCTCGGCATCCAGCCCGTCTCCCGGATCGAGCATCAATCGCATGACCTGGTCTGCCTCGTCGACACGCAGCCCGAGGTCGGTAATTACTCGCTCGCTTCGTCGGAGCTGCCGCAGCTCGTCATCGACCACCACCCGGCGCGACCGGCGTCGCTGATGGCGGCGTTCCACGACGTGGGCGGGCCGGCGGGGGCGACCTCGACGATGGTCACGCAATATCTGCGGGCGGCGAAGCTGATTCCGAACCCGCATCTTGCGACGGCGCTCTTCTACGGGATCAAGAGCGACACTCGGGACCTCGGACGCGAGTACGAGCCGGCGGACATCGACTGCTACAACTGGCTCTTTCCCCTCATCGACAAACCTGCGCTGTCGCGCATCGAGCACCCGTCGGTGCCGGCCCGGTATTTCGCCGCCTATCACCTCGCCTACGAGCGCGCCCGCCTCCACGGCGGCGGGGAGGCCGTGGTCGTGGACATGGGTGAAGTCTACGTCCCCGAGATCGTTCCGGAAGTCGCCGAAAAGCTGGTCAGCCTCGAGGGGCTGCGCTGGTCGCTTGCAACCGGGTCATACAAGGGTGAGCTGTATCTTTCGCTCCGCCTGAACGACCGGCGCGTCAACGCGGGCAAGCTGGTGCGGGAAGTCTGCGCGCCGCTCGGCGGGAGCGCCGGTGGACACGGTGCGATGGCGGGGGCGCGCGTGCCGTTGCGCGGGCGATCGCCGGATCTGCTCGCGACCGACATCTTCGCGACGTTCCTGAAGGCGTT
- a CDS encoding deoxyribonuclease IV, with translation MRLGAHESTSGGLHEAYPRALADGAEAVQIFTKSSRMWRSREITPQDAGLVRAAAKAAGFFPTVHSSYLINLGCGPGDLREKSIEAFTDELRRCDLIGAPYLVVHPGSCVDTGAGLRAVADALDRTFAAHKGRCIVLLETAAGQGTTLGRTFEELREIRDRVRNPERIAICMDTCHVFAAGYDLSTNRGYDETFKQFDHMLGIGLLKAFHLNDSMKPLGCRVDRHEHVCKGEIGPVAFRRLVNDPRFRDVPGFLEIPPEGNRACLLRLKRLREETSRQPRRSRVATLPRRS, from the coding sequence ATGCGGCTCGGGGCGCACGAATCCACTTCAGGCGGCTTGCACGAAGCCTATCCCCGCGCGCTCGCCGACGGCGCCGAGGCCGTGCAGATCTTCACCAAGTCGAGCCGCATGTGGCGATCCAGGGAGATCACCCCGCAGGACGCCGGACTGGTGCGCGCAGCCGCCAAAGCAGCCGGATTCTTCCCCACTGTCCACTCCAGCTACCTGATCAATCTCGGCTGCGGCCCCGGCGATCTCCGCGAGAAGTCGATCGAAGCCTTCACGGATGAGCTGCGGCGCTGCGATCTGATCGGAGCGCCGTATTTGGTGGTCCATCCGGGATCGTGCGTCGATACCGGAGCCGGCCTGCGCGCGGTCGCCGACGCTCTCGATCGGACGTTCGCCGCGCACAAGGGCCGGTGCATCGTCCTACTCGAAACGGCCGCCGGTCAGGGCACCACGTTGGGGCGGACGTTCGAGGAGCTCAGGGAGATCCGCGACCGCGTCCGCAACCCGGAGCGCATCGCCATCTGCATGGACACGTGCCATGTGTTCGCTGCCGGATACGACCTGTCGACCAATCGCGGATACGACGAAACGTTCAAGCAATTCGACCACATGTTGGGCATCGGACTCCTCAAGGCGTTCCACCTCAACGACTCGATGAAGCCTCTCGGTTGCCGCGTCGACCGGCACGAGCACGTGTGCAAGGGTGAAATCGGGCCAGTCGCTTTCCGCCGCCTCGTGAATGACCCGCGATTTCGCGATGTTCCGGGCTTCCTCGAGATCCCGCCCGAAGGCAACCGGGCGTGCCTGCTGCGGCTCAAGCGCCTGAGGGAGGAGACTTCCCGACAGCCCCGCCGCTCCCGCGTTGCCACCCTCCCCCGCCGCAGCTAA